One Thalassotalea hakodatensis DNA segment encodes these proteins:
- a CDS encoding enoyl-CoA hydratase-related protein, with protein MDNLILSNLQNNVLHITINRFDKKNALNSKMYLTLCDLLASAATNDKVNSVLIQGNESCFCAGNDLADFIKHANDDDLAAFQFVKALVHFNKPLIAAVAGPAVGIGTTMLLHCDYVIATKDAKLKLPFSQLGLCPEAASSTLLPLKLGHNKAFELLVLGDTFSGQYAHDIGLVNKITSNETLLSDALAVAEKIAKLPADATQTSRRLIKQATQPQVLKAIEQEAIEFSRLIKTNDCQQILQRFFN; from the coding sequence ATGGATAATTTAATTCTTTCAAATTTACAAAATAATGTTTTGCACATAACTATTAATCGCTTCGACAAAAAAAATGCATTAAATTCAAAAATGTATTTAACATTGTGTGATTTACTCGCATCAGCTGCAACGAACGATAAAGTGAATAGTGTACTCATTCAAGGCAATGAAAGTTGCTTTTGTGCCGGCAACGATTTAGCTGACTTCATTAAGCATGCTAATGATGACGACCTTGCTGCATTTCAATTTGTCAAAGCACTAGTACATTTCAACAAACCTCTGATTGCTGCAGTTGCAGGCCCAGCTGTTGGTATTGGTACCACTATGTTGCTTCATTGTGATTATGTTATCGCAACAAAAGACGCAAAATTAAAACTACCGTTTAGTCAGTTAGGGCTTTGTCCAGAAGCCGCTTCAAGCACTTTATTACCGCTAAAGTTAGGTCATAACAAAGCTTTTGAGTTACTTGTATTGGGCGATACGTTTAGTGGACAATACGCACACGACATTGGTTTAGTTAATAAAATTACCTCTAATGAAACGTTACTTTCTGATGCACTGGCAGTGGCTGAAAAAATAGCGAAACTACCTGCAGATGCCACTCAAACAAGCCGACGCTTAATTAAACAAGCAACACAACCACAGGTACTTAAGGCAATTGAACAAGAAGCTATAGAGTTTTCAAGGTTAATAAAAACAAACGATTGCCAGCAAATACTGCAACGTTTTTTTAATTAA
- the alr gene encoding alanine racemase, translating to MRSATALIDLAALQQNYAAIKAQAPNSNILAVLKANAYGHGLERIAKALPQADAFGVARIEEALALRTDGIVKPIVLLEGFFTEQDLPILAVNNLQTIVHNEQQLTAILNADLDKPLKVWLKVDTGMHRLGVNPEQFEDFYQQLTASDNVQNDIVVMSHLGCADDTQDSATTEQLARFNQLTASFGNEKSLANSAGIWAWPECHFQWVRPGLMLYGVSPMIHDANNNVHDIVPVMTLQASLIAIRNIKAGEGVGYGANWRSDKNTTIGVIAIGYGDGYPRHAANGTPVLINDRRVPLVGRVSMDMITVDLGQGAKDSVGDVATLWGESLSVAEVAAHATTIPYELLCNISKRVNSRLK from the coding sequence ATTCGAAGCGCGACTGCATTAATTGACCTTGCCGCGTTACAACAAAACTATGCAGCGATAAAAGCACAAGCACCTAACAGCAATATTCTCGCTGTGCTGAAAGCAAACGCTTATGGCCATGGGCTAGAACGTATTGCCAAAGCGTTACCGCAGGCCGATGCTTTTGGCGTGGCACGAATCGAAGAAGCATTAGCATTAAGAACTGATGGTATAGTCAAACCCATAGTGTTGCTTGAAGGTTTTTTTACTGAGCAAGACTTACCGATTTTAGCCGTTAATAACTTACAAACGATTGTACATAACGAACAGCAACTAACGGCTATTTTAAACGCTGATTTAGATAAGCCGTTAAAAGTATGGTTAAAAGTTGATACGGGTATGCATCGTTTAGGCGTAAATCCTGAGCAATTTGAAGATTTCTATCAACAATTAACCGCGAGTGACAATGTACAAAATGATATTGTTGTGATGAGCCACTTAGGCTGTGCTGACGATACTCAAGACTCCGCCACCACCGAGCAACTTGCTCGCTTTAATCAGTTAACCGCCTCTTTTGGTAATGAAAAAAGCTTGGCAAATTCCGCGGGCATATGGGCATGGCCGGAATGCCACTTTCAATGGGTTCGCCCTGGGTTAATGTTGTACGGTGTTTCCCCAATGATCCATGATGCTAATAATAATGTTCACGACATTGTGCCGGTAATGACTTTGCAAGCGAGTTTAATTGCCATTAGAAACATTAAGGCGGGGGAAGGTGTCGGCTACGGTGCTAATTGGCGTAGTGATAAAAATACCACTATTGGTGTTATTGCCATTGGCTATGGTGACGGTTATCCACGCCATGCTGCTAATGGTACGCCAGTGTTAATAAATGATCGCCGTGTCCCCTTAGTTGGTCGTGTATCAATGGATATGATAACCGTTGACTTAGGTCAAGGGGCAAAGGATAGCGTTGGTGATGTTGCAACACTTTGGGGCGAGTCATTAAGTGTTGCAGAGGTTGCCGCGCACGCAACCACTATTCCCTACGAATTATTATGTAATATTAGTAAGCGCGTTAATTCACGCCTTAAATAG
- a CDS encoding copper chaperone PCu(A)C — MNIRFFTKTCQKWMSVAFASVLVLLTHIAHADQKVTIENGYIRATIPGTDVSSAYMVISNHSMKNKKLIGASSDISSRIEIHEHQMSDGMMKMRQLDAIEINMHDTVTLQPSGLHLMIFELKEPLSAGDNVALSLHFEGGERLAITLPVESIKRKSEKAHQHNHH, encoded by the coding sequence ATGAATATTAGATTTTTCACAAAGACTTGTCAGAAATGGATGTCGGTGGCATTTGCCAGTGTGTTGGTATTATTAACGCATATTGCTCATGCAGATCAAAAAGTGACGATAGAAAATGGTTATATACGAGCAACAATACCTGGTACTGATGTTTCATCTGCATATATGGTGATCAGTAACCATAGTATGAAAAATAAAAAGCTAATTGGTGCAAGCAGTGATATTAGTTCTAGAATCGAGATTCACGAGCATCAAATGTCGGATGGCATGATGAAAATGCGTCAGCTTGATGCGATCGAAATTAACATGCATGACACAGTGACATTACAGCCGTCAGGGTTACATTTAATGATTTTCGAACTTAAGGAGCCTTTAAGTGCCGGTGACAACGTTGCTTTAAGTCTGCATTTTGAAGGCGGAGAGCGTTTGGCTATTACATTACCGGTTGAAAGCATTAAACGGAAAAGCGAAAAAGCGCATCAACATAATCATCATTAG
- a CDS encoding tetratricopeptide repeat protein, whose translation MKALILIIWFFLCSASVASTMEKVEKALTEQDIALAKTEYSALPDDVKQTLPAKIAKGRLLLSNEDGEPAFDYFEALKEQHASNAQVNYYFSVSAIIMAQQASIFSKLGYAEDFVESIEKTLTLKPNYIEALDTAIGFYLHAPGIAGGDIDKATQYAKKLLTIAPVKGYKHLATIYRANEKPQEAYKTLAEGLVKYPESSELYFYRAITSMDDKAWQKAREDFKLAVKFAQNDEEKTKALYQQGKLAAETGEEVEVGIHALQNSQVKNSKQYEKWSQLRLAQLYMHQKKYDIAEKTLTSIELNDEEKLADKVKELKKKIKKLKS comes from the coding sequence ATGAAAGCGCTAATACTAATAATATGGTTTTTTTTATGCTCAGCAAGTGTTGCCTCAACAATGGAAAAAGTGGAGAAAGCATTAACTGAACAAGATATTGCGTTAGCTAAAACTGAATATTCAGCCTTGCCTGATGATGTTAAGCAAACTTTGCCTGCTAAAATAGCCAAAGGGCGTTTACTTTTATCAAATGAAGATGGAGAGCCAGCATTTGATTATTTTGAAGCATTAAAAGAACAACACGCATCAAATGCGCAAGTTAATTACTATTTTTCAGTCAGTGCAATTATTATGGCTCAACAGGCAAGTATTTTTTCAAAGTTGGGCTATGCGGAAGATTTTGTTGAATCGATAGAAAAAACATTAACCTTGAAACCTAACTATATTGAAGCACTTGATACGGCGATTGGTTTTTATTTACATGCGCCAGGTATTGCTGGTGGAGATATAGATAAAGCAACACAATATGCGAAAAAACTATTAACAATTGCACCAGTGAAAGGGTATAAGCATCTTGCGACTATTTACCGAGCCAATGAAAAACCACAAGAAGCTTACAAAACACTTGCAGAAGGATTAGTGAAATACCCTGAAAGTAGTGAATTGTACTTCTATCGTGCAATAACAAGCATGGATGATAAAGCATGGCAAAAAGCACGCGAAGACTTCAAACTTGCCGTTAAATTTGCGCAAAACGATGAAGAAAAAACGAAAGCGCTTTATCAACAAGGTAAGTTAGCAGCAGAAACTGGTGAAGAGGTAGAAGTAGGTATTCATGCCTTGCAAAATAGCCAAGTAAAAAATAGTAAGCAGTATGAGAAATGGAGCCAATTAAGGTTAGCGCAGTTATACATGCATCAGAAAAAATATGATATAGCCGAAAAAACGTTAACGAGTATAGAGTTAAACGACGAAGAAAAACTAGCAGACAAGGTAAAAGAGCTTAAAAAGAAAATTAAAAAGTTAAAGAGCTAA
- a CDS encoding secondary thiamine-phosphate synthase enzyme YjbQ has translation MMWQQKTFQLPAKSRGFHLITDEIINHLPHISAIECGLLHLFIQHTSASLTINENADTTVRSDLERHFNTFVPENAPYYQHTYEGADDMPAHIKASTLGSSVSIPITNGRLNLGIWQGVYLGEHRNFAEARTIIATIQGQ, from the coding sequence ATTATGTGGCAACAAAAAACATTTCAGCTACCCGCAAAATCACGAGGGTTTCATTTGATCACCGATGAGATAATTAACCATCTACCGCACATATCAGCCATTGAATGTGGTTTGTTACACCTTTTCATTCAACATACTTCCGCTTCATTAACCATTAATGAAAACGCCGATACAACAGTAAGATCAGATTTAGAACGCCACTTTAATACCTTTGTCCCCGAAAATGCGCCATATTATCAACACACTTACGAAGGTGCCGACGATATGCCAGCTCATATAAAAGCGAGTACATTAGGTAGTAGCGTATCTATTCCTATTACCAATGGACGGTTAAACCTAGGTATTTGGCAAGGAGTTTATCTTGGTGAGCACCGCAATTTCGCAGAAGCAAGAACCATCATCGCCACTATTCAAGGGCAATAA
- the dnaB gene encoding replicative DNA helicase, protein MADRKPANFSKNNKKHDQLVDELKVPPHSLEAEQSVLGGLLLDNEAWDRVSERVVAEDFYSRSHRIAFETIGSLIELGDPVDLITLSEALENDQKLDDAGGFVYLAEMMKNTPSAANITAYAAIVRERAVTREMIAVANEIAEAGFDSQGRSSAELLDLAETRVFQIAEKRANKSEGPENINNVLEKTVDRIEKLYQQPHDGVTGVTTGFSDLDKMTAGLQPSDLIIVAARPSMGKTTFAMNLCETAAMTSDKPCLIFSLEMPSEQIMMRMLASLGRIDQTKIRTGQLNDEDWARLSSTMGLLLEKGKMFIDDSAGLTPTEVRSRARRVARDHGGLSMIMVDYLQLMRAPQFSDNRTLEIAEISRSLKALAKELEIPVVALSQLNRSLEQRSDKRPVNSDLRESGSIEQDADLIMFIYRDEVYHDDSEFKGMAEIIIGKQRNGPIGRVPLTFQGQFSRFDNYAGPHVLEED, encoded by the coding sequence ATGGCAGATCGCAAGCCAGCAAATTTTTCCAAAAACAATAAGAAGCATGACCAACTTGTCGACGAGTTAAAGGTGCCACCACATTCGCTTGAAGCCGAACAGTCTGTATTAGGCGGCTTATTGCTTGATAACGAAGCGTGGGATCGTGTTTCTGAACGTGTTGTTGCTGAAGATTTTTATAGCCGCTCTCACCGCATTGCGTTTGAAACAATTGGTTCATTGATTGAGCTTGGCGACCCTGTTGATTTGATCACGCTATCAGAAGCGTTAGAAAATGATCAAAAGCTTGATGATGCCGGTGGTTTTGTTTACCTCGCTGAAATGATGAAAAACACGCCAAGTGCAGCCAACATAACAGCCTATGCAGCCATTGTTCGAGAACGTGCAGTAACGCGTGAAATGATCGCAGTGGCTAATGAAATCGCTGAAGCCGGTTTTGATTCTCAAGGGCGCAGCAGTGCTGAACTGCTAGATTTAGCTGAAACGCGCGTGTTTCAGATTGCCGAAAAAAGGGCGAATAAATCTGAAGGCCCAGAAAACATTAATAACGTGCTAGAAAAAACTGTTGACCGTATAGAAAAACTTTATCAACAACCGCACGATGGGGTAACAGGTGTAACCACAGGCTTTTCTGATCTAGATAAAATGACCGCAGGTCTACAGCCTTCTGATCTTATAATTGTTGCTGCTCGTCCTTCAATGGGTAAAACAACTTTTGCAATGAACTTGTGTGAAACGGCGGCGATGACTTCAGATAAACCCTGTTTGATCTTTTCTCTCGAGATGCCTTCAGAACAAATCATGATGAGGATGTTGGCGTCATTAGGCCGAATAGACCAAACCAAAATACGAACTGGACAATTAAATGACGAAGATTGGGCACGTTTGTCTTCAACTATGGGGTTGTTACTTGAAAAAGGTAAAATGTTTATTGATGACTCTGCAGGTTTAACGCCGACAGAAGTTCGCTCTCGGGCGAGGCGTGTTGCGCGAGATCATGGTGGCTTAAGTATGATCATGGTCGATTACCTTCAACTTATGCGAGCACCTCAGTTTTCTGATAACCGTACCTTAGAAATAGCTGAAATTTCTCGCTCACTTAAAGCATTAGCAAAAGAATTAGAGATCCCCGTCGTTGCATTATCACAGCTGAATCGTAGTCTAGAGCAACGTTCAGACAAACGTCCTGTTAACTCAGATTTACGTGAGTCAGGCTCTATTGAGCAAGATGCCGATTTAATTATGTTTATTTATCGTGATGAGGTATATCACGATGACTCTGAATTTAAAGGGATGGCCGAAATTATCATTGGTAAACAACGTAACGGTCCAATTGGCCGAGTACCGTTAACTTTCCAAGGACAATTTTCTCGCTTTGATAATTACGCTGGCCCTCATGTATTAGAAGAAGATTAA
- a CDS encoding chemotaxis protein CheX codes for MNVEFINPFLSSMLNVMSTMAQMELTPEKPKLKKNEVAMGDVSGLIGMVSEQTKGSLSITFDAPLALATMKNMVGEAPDEVNEEITDLVGEITNMVTGGAKRMLSEKGFEFDMATPMVVSGNNHTINHKADGPIVIISLSAPEGKAYIEFSFDK; via the coding sequence ATGAATGTAGAGTTTATTAACCCATTTTTATCGTCAATGCTAAATGTAATGTCAACAATGGCTCAGATGGAATTGACCCCAGAAAAGCCTAAGCTTAAGAAAAATGAAGTAGCCATGGGCGACGTATCAGGTCTAATTGGTATGGTGAGTGAGCAAACAAAGGGCTCATTATCCATTACATTTGATGCTCCATTAGCATTAGCAACCATGAAAAATATGGTTGGCGAAGCACCTGATGAGGTCAATGAAGAAATTACCGACTTGGTAGGTGAAATTACCAATATGGTAACAGGTGGCGCCAAAAGAATGCTAAGCGAAAAAGGCTTCGAATTTGATATGGCAACTCCTATGGTTGTGTCTGGCAATAACCATACAATTAACCATAAAGCAGACGGCCCTATTGTTATTATTTCGCTGAGCGCGCCAGAGGGCAAAGCGTATATCGAATTCAGTTTCGATAAATAA
- the pspA gene encoding phage shock protein PspA gives MGMFSRFTDIINANINNMLDKAEDPEKMVRLIIQEMEETLVEVRATAAKHIAEKKSVLRHIRQLEKSVGNWQEKAETAIAKDRDDLAKAALVEKHKAQSEQESYEQELSQLEEFLTAVQEDSQRLQSKLSEAKRKQEAYVLRQESATVRLKVRESAQVHNIEDAISKFERYQQKIDDVEAQVEAFDLTANQDLASQISALETDERIDEEIANLKKKTVNS, from the coding sequence ATGGGAATGTTTTCACGATTTACAGATATTATAAATGCCAATATTAACAACATGCTAGATAAGGCAGAAGATCCAGAAAAAATGGTCAGATTAATCATTCAAGAAATGGAAGAAACACTTGTTGAAGTAAGAGCGACAGCGGCAAAACATATTGCTGAGAAAAAGTCGGTATTACGACATATTCGCCAGCTAGAAAAATCTGTTGGTAATTGGCAAGAGAAGGCTGAAACAGCAATAGCAAAAGATCGTGATGATCTTGCAAAAGCAGCCTTAGTTGAAAAACATAAAGCACAGAGTGAACAAGAAAGCTATGAACAGGAGCTTTCTCAATTAGAAGAGTTTTTAACTGCGGTACAGGAAGATAGCCAGCGTTTACAAAGTAAGTTATCAGAAGCAAAACGCAAGCAAGAAGCCTATGTGTTAAGACAAGAATCAGCAACGGTGCGATTAAAAGTAAGAGAAAGCGCACAAGTGCATAATATTGAAGATGCGATTAGCAAGTTTGAGCGATACCAGCAAAAAATTGATGACGTTGAAGCGCAAGTTGAAGCATTTGATTTAACGGCTAATCAAGATCTTGCAAGCCAAATATCAGCGCTGGAAACAGATGAACGTATTGATGAAGAAATCGCTAATTTAAAGAAGAAAACAGTCAATAGCTAA
- a CDS encoding PH domain-containing protein: MGFLSGLMGNASQVDVNELAEELSPILANNETIELGFKLIRDKFIFTSDRLILIDKQGLTGSKVEYHSVPYKAITHFKIESAGHFDLDSDLKIYISGHDTPISRELRKGDDIVAIQKTLANCLFAR, translated from the coding sequence ATGGGTTTTTTATCAGGGTTAATGGGCAATGCATCACAGGTTGATGTAAATGAGCTAGCCGAAGAACTCTCACCTATTTTAGCAAACAATGAAACGATTGAACTTGGATTTAAATTAATTCGTGATAAATTTATTTTCACCAGTGATCGATTAATTTTAATTGATAAACAAGGTCTAACAGGTAGTAAAGTTGAATATCACTCTGTGCCATATAAAGCCATTACTCACTTTAAAATTGAAAGTGCCGGCCACTTTGATCTCGACTCAGATTTGAAAATTTACATTTCTGGTCACGATACGCCAATCAGTAGAGAACTAAGAAAAGGTGACGACATTGTCGCTATTCAAAAAACACTCGCTAACTGTTTATTCGCTAGATAA
- a CDS encoding PspC domain-containing protein has translation MKYQRQYTHQSTLSKDQLYKKVSGVCAGIARHYEFPRWGVRIAAVVSLFAFPVVTAVAYICATILLPNHY, from the coding sequence ATGAAATATCAACGTCAATATACACATCAGTCTACGTTATCGAAAGATCAATTGTATAAGAAAGTATCAGGTGTTTGTGCTGGTATTGCTCGACATTACGAATTTCCACGTTGGGGAGTAAGAATTGCAGCGGTTGTATCTTTATTTGCATTTCCTGTCGTTACAGCGGTTGCTTATATTTGTGCAACAATTTTACTTCCAAATCATTATTAG
- a CDS encoding IS4 family transposase — MPESLLCHNFFDKSLSNFNQARMKTLKACSEALIASDRLTLTSLGRYLAGRANIKHKIKRVDRFLNNEHLFNQQVEIYASLAKPIISNLPYLAIAVDWSGCCRSDYHLLRASLLVDGRSLVLYNMVVELKDFDTPETNARFLDNLLQVIGEHRSVYILSDGGFLTPWYTKVRSLGWHFIGRLRGTMTCKLEGKNTWEKLPAFHQGASCQPTRLGKARVTQHSPTACDAFLHLYKGKYKGRKGNSRFTKDTRMYRRHAHEPWLLATSDNTLTSDQVIKLYSKRMQIEQNFRDDKSQQYGFSWRFSKTQGVRRMSALCLIACLASLLLWFVGFEAEQRNWQIMFQANTIKHRRVLSFLTLAKQVIRHRLHKIKNHYLQKSRENFLAYYQICSVI, encoded by the coding sequence ATGCCTGAATCCTTACTTTGCCATAACTTCTTTGATAAGTCCTTATCGAATTTCAATCAAGCGAGAATGAAGACACTTAAAGCATGCTCTGAAGCACTTATAGCGTCTGATAGATTAACCTTAACAAGTTTGGGGCGTTACTTAGCTGGACGTGCGAACATTAAGCATAAAATAAAAAGGGTTGATCGTTTTCTTAATAACGAGCATTTGTTTAACCAACAAGTTGAAATATACGCTTCGTTGGCCAAACCAATCATTAGCAACTTGCCTTATTTAGCCATTGCAGTGGACTGGAGTGGTTGTTGTCGTTCAGATTACCACCTGCTTAGAGCGAGTTTACTCGTTGACGGCCGTTCTTTAGTGCTTTACAACATGGTTGTTGAATTAAAAGATTTTGATACGCCAGAAACCAATGCCAGATTTTTAGACAACCTCCTTCAAGTTATTGGTGAACACCGGTCCGTTTATATTTTGTCAGATGGTGGTTTTCTTACTCCTTGGTATACTAAAGTCCGTTCATTAGGATGGCACTTTATTGGCCGTCTCAGAGGCACGATGACATGTAAGTTAGAAGGTAAAAATACTTGGGAAAAACTCCCTGCCTTTCATCAGGGAGCGAGCTGTCAACCAACTCGACTTGGCAAAGCGAGGGTTACTCAACACAGTCCAACAGCATGTGATGCATTTCTCCATTTGTACAAAGGAAAATACAAAGGACGAAAAGGGAATAGCCGTTTTACTAAAGATACTCGCATGTATCGACGGCATGCTCATGAGCCATGGTTACTCGCAACATCAGATAATACACTCACTAGTGATCAAGTAATTAAGTTGTACAGTAAAAGGATGCAAATTGAGCAAAACTTTCGCGATGACAAAAGCCAACAATATGGCTTTTCGTGGCGGTTTAGTAAAACACAAGGCGTAAGGCGAATGAGTGCCTTGTGCTTAATTGCATGTTTAGCCAGTCTATTACTTTGGTTTGTTGGCTTTGAAGCGGAGCAGCGCAATTGGCAAATAATGTTTCAGGCTAATACGATAAAACACCGCAGAGTTCTATCGTTTCTTACATTGGCGAAGCAAGTAATTCGGCATAGACTCCACAAAATTAAAAATCACTATCTACAGAAAAGTCGAGAAAACTTTTTAGCTTATTATCAAATATGTTCAGTTATATAA
- the zur gene encoding zinc uptake transcriptional repressor Zur, translating to MNIEKLLEQAKAYCVKREVRFTPTREQVFKLLADRNKAVGAYDLLDELKETDPAAKPATIYRALDFLSQQGFVHKIESINAFVLCHHFGDCNHPVQLLICDKCGLVEEIQSNDFDMALKEMAGQKGFTVHHQIVEAHGACMDCQ from the coding sequence ATGAATATTGAAAAATTGTTAGAGCAAGCAAAAGCCTATTGTGTAAAAAGAGAAGTTAGGTTTACTCCAACGAGAGAGCAAGTATTTAAATTATTAGCAGATAGAAATAAAGCTGTAGGTGCTTATGATTTACTTGATGAACTTAAAGAGACCGACCCAGCCGCAAAGCCTGCAACGATTTATCGTGCATTAGACTTTCTCAGCCAGCAAGGGTTTGTGCATAAAATTGAATCTATTAATGCATTCGTTTTATGTCATCACTTTGGTGACTGTAACCACCCTGTACAATTATTAATATGCGATAAATGTGGTTTAGTTGAAGAAATTCAATCTAATGATTTTGATATGGCATTAAAAGAAATGGCTGGGCAAAAAGGCTTCACGGTTCATCATCAAATTGTAGAAGCACACGGTGCTTGCATGGATTGCCAATAA
- the dusA gene encoding tRNA dihydrouridine(20/20a) synthase DusA gives MISHKLSIAPMLDWTDRHCRYFYRTMSKNVVLYTEMVTTGAILFGKGDYLGFNEEEHPVVLQLGGSDPKAMTECAIIAEQQGYDEININVGCPSDRVQNGKFGACLMAEPALVSRCVEQMQTAVNIPVTVKSRIGIDDQDSYQFLHQFISEVSQAGCEHFIVHARKAWLSGLSPKQNREVPPLDYERVYQIKRDFSSLNISINGGIKSFQEVNQHLTHIDGVMIGREVYQNPYLLSQADQQVWHENTVVKKRAKIIEEMAAYIDNYVANGGRVWHVVRHMLGLCNGLPGAKQYRRYLSENANREGANSRVLLEAFGKVKGI, from the coding sequence ATGATTTCTCATAAACTATCTATTGCACCCATGCTTGATTGGACCGATCGCCACTGTCGTTACTTTTATCGAACCATGTCTAAAAACGTGGTGCTGTATACGGAAATGGTGACAACGGGCGCTATTTTATTTGGTAAAGGCGATTATTTAGGGTTTAACGAAGAAGAACATCCTGTTGTTTTGCAGTTGGGTGGTAGTGACCCTAAAGCAATGACAGAATGTGCGATAATCGCCGAGCAGCAAGGTTATGATGAAATAAACATTAATGTAGGGTGCCCTTCTGACCGTGTTCAAAACGGTAAGTTTGGTGCCTGTTTGATGGCTGAACCTGCTCTAGTATCTCGCTGTGTAGAGCAAATGCAAACAGCAGTAAATATTCCTGTTACCGTGAAATCGCGCATTGGTATTGATGATCAAGATAGCTATCAGTTTTTACATCAATTTATCAGTGAGGTATCTCAAGCGGGTTGTGAACATTTTATTGTACATGCTCGTAAAGCATGGTTAAGTGGTTTAAGCCCTAAGCAAAACAGGGAAGTACCACCACTTGATTATGAGCGGGTTTACCAAATTAAACGCGACTTTTCGTCGTTAAACATTTCCATTAATGGTGGGATTAAATCTTTTCAAGAAGTAAATCAACATTTAACCCATATTGATGGGGTAATGATCGGCCGAGAGGTGTACCAAAACCCTTATTTATTGTCTCAAGCGGATCAGCAAGTTTGGCATGAAAACACTGTGGTGAAAAAACGAGCGAAAATTATTGAAGAAATGGCTGCGTATATTGATAATTATGTCGCCAATGGTGGTCGTGTATGGCATGTTGTTCGGCATATGCTTGGTTTATGCAACGGTTTACCAGGGGCAAAACAATATCGTCGTTACTTAAGTGAAAATGCTAACCGTGAAGGTGCAAATAGTCGTGTTCTACTTGAAGCGTTTGGTAAAGTGAAGGGTATTTAA